A region of Anopheles merus strain MAF chromosome 2R, AmerM5.1, whole genome shotgun sequence DNA encodes the following proteins:
- the LOC121589617 gene encoding scaffold protein salvador-like: MLSRKSKDKSIKEGVVGKYVKKDTPPEIPTVNVWTTEQNKSKLAKARRTSQQVVSNPGQPPGLPLTANSSNIQNLQKFGNSKVLTKVGGLGHEGKYTPSNNVPNLAHKFVSISPNTEPSGLNLMNGNAIQLPLILVKTPTSNMGISVPMNDVRNNNSHGNYVDIDTIDQILMQQSEANQYRLQKQQQQQQMFLQEEHDQKQLQQQHLQRQASQQHQKDQRQEQQRQEHLEILELPEQQDQQQQLQNQDQQQDHNALNGQRYGTNFERQLSYNQHHANNHRNGFDNFGHLLRNGSPIAASGTSGNSLTNEQTLFIRHYSTRQPPQHSSSSQQPQSQHQSETAQQDHLYPIYENQSRLIGRPESPIYSNTNSGTLYQNYSSNNSSHQSLYSNVCVTGQATGEPGSSDGPGLTQSQALQASSLQAQTQPLYSNMIVGSGKPNGVTYGEVILRTARIGPTGVAGSSVAAQRGITQGPAGQQPEGDSSEDELMLPPGWSVDYTLRGRKYYIDHNTKTTHWAHPLDRKALPTGWQRIEAARYGTIFNYITAEQTLPYLTSCFLPHGPPVEIPRPIVSHFSRHSALVPANPYNTEKVPEWLFLYAKSSSEKDHIIKWDMFQLQQLEDFLGIMKKLYRQECNIIVAKYEVIRIQIHSRMQELRRI; encoded by the exons ATGTTGTCCAGGAAGAGTAAGGATAAGTCTATTAAAGAAGGTGTGGTAGGTAAATACGTGAAAAAAGATACCCCTCCGGAAATTCCAA CCGTCAACGTTTGGACTACAGAGCAAAACAAGAGCAAGCTAGCTAAAGCTAGGCGCACCTCTCAACAAGTCGTCTCTAATCCCGGCCAACCACCTGGACTGCCGCTGACTGCTAATAGTAGTAATATTCAGAATCTGCAAAAATTTGGCAATTCCAAGGTATTGACAAAAGTAGGAGGTCTGGGTCACGAGGGAAAGTATACTCCTAGCAATAATGTTCCGAACTTAGCTCACAAGTTTGTCAGTATAAGTCCAAACACTGAACCTAGTGGACTCAATTTGATGAACGGAAATGCAATACAACTTCCCTTAATTCTGGTTAAAACCCCGACCTCAAACATGGGCATTTCTGTTCCGATGAACGATGTGAGAAACAACAATAGCCACGGAAACTATGTGGACATCGATACGATTGATCAGATTCTGATGCAGCAAAGTGAAGCGAACCAGTACCGATTgcaaaaacagcagcagcagcagcaaatgtttCTACAAGAAGAGCACGATCAAAAACAATTACAACAGCAGCACCTACAACGCCAAGCGTCACAGCAGCACCAAAAGGATCAACGTCAAGAGCAACAGCGCCAGGAACATTTGGAAATCCTCGAACTTCCGGAGCAGCAagatcaacagcagcaacttcAAAATCAAGATCAACAGCAGGACCATAACGCTTTAAACGGCCAACGATATGGTACCAATTTTGAAAGGCAGCTGTCTTACAACCAACATCACGCCAACAATCATAGAAATGGTTTTGACAATTTCGGGCATTTGTTGCGAAATGGTAGCCCTATAGCAGCATCCGGTACGTCAGGAAACAGCTTGACTAACGAGCAAACCTTGTTTATACGTCACTATTCTACCCGGCAACCGCCTCAGCACTCGTCTTCATCGCAACAACCGCAAAGTCAGCACCAATCAGAAACAGCACAACAGGATCATTTGTACCCTATTTACGAAAACCAATCCCGATTGATTGGTCGCCCCGAATCGCCAATTTACAGTAACACAAACTCCGGCACGCTTTATCAGAACTATAGTAGTAACAATTCTTCGCACCAATCGTTATACTCGAATGTTTGTGTTACTGGCCAAGCTACGGGAGAGCCTGGAAGCAGTGACGGCCCTGGGCTCACACAATCACAAGCATTGCAAGCTTCCTCTCTTCAGGCCCAAACGCAACCGCTTTACTCCAATATGATAGTAGGCAGTGGCAAACCTAATGGTGTTACGTATGGAGAAGTTATTTTACGCACCGCTCGCATCGGCCCGACTGGTGTTGCTGGCAGTTCGGTTGCAGCACAGCGTGGAATTACTCAGGGTCCCGCTGGCCAGCAACCTGAAGGAGACAGTAGCGAAGATGAATTAATGCTGCCACCTGGCTGGTCAGTGGATTACACGTTAAGAGGAAGAAAATATTATATTGATCATAACACCAAAACGACCCACTGGGCACATCCGCTTGATCGAAAGGCTCTACCGACAGGCTGGCAGCGGATAGAGGCGGCTCGATATGGAACCATTTTCAA CTATATTACTGCGGAACAAACTTTGCCTTACCTGACCTCCTGCTTTTTACCACATGGGCCACCGGTGGAAATTCCGCGTCCGATTGTGTCCCATTTCTCTCGTCACAGTGCCCTTGTTCCGGCAAACCCTTACAACACAGAAAAAGTCCCTGAGTGGCTGTTTCTCTATGCAAAAT CCTCCTCGGAGAAAGATCACATTATCAAATGGGACATGTTTCAGCTACAGCAACTAGAAGATTTCCTTGGCATAATGAAAAAGTTGTATCGACAAGAATGCAACATTATCGTTGCCAAATACGAAGTGATCAG GATACAGATACACTCACGAATGCAGGAGCTCCGAAGGATTTAA
- the LOC121603483 gene encoding uncharacterized protein LOC121603483, with the protein MTLFQQPRWLRRWIRRRTNPIALDRAHLWKSRLSLFYAVVAWNAFGGVCYMIYTGRNDWAKFYGYKTDEEAQLPQAIRFAKQLNLPNAKVVKLSGLTKTDEYELKDHHVIRSADGTSTSNVES; encoded by the coding sequence ATGACCCTGTTTCAACAGCCACGCTGGTTGAGAAGATGGATACGACGCAGAACAAATCCAATAGCACTGGACCGGGCACATCTTTGGAAGAGTCGCTTGAGCTTGTTCTACGCTGTAGTAGCTTGGAATGCGTTCGGAGGTGTTTGCTACATGATCTATACCGGGCGTAACGATTGGGCCAAATTCTATGGTTACAAAACCGACGAGGAAGCGCAATTACCACAGGCTATTCGTTTCGCAAAGCAGTTAAATCTGCCAAACGCAAAAGTGGTCAAGTTAAGCGGGCTAACGAAAACGGACGAATACGAGCTGAAGGATCATCACGTAATTCGCTCTGCCGATGGTACGTCCACGTCTAATGTAGAAAGCTAA
- the LOC121589297 gene encoding uncharacterized protein LOC121589297 isoform X2, protein MEDKQCGVCNGASTENAVECDRCEGMFHLACVNEDETVYSRDWTCHLCTPETPPPASSTLHRATPVVATQPAPVAVDTNIVNLEPSTRARSTEVITPVSNPPNDPSKARPTQTADCPLDNLSRTFQRFLEEAREPRRQEPDVIQRLESVLNTFVQRMNQEQNPQGSRRDNLGSTAFCSSDTTLNINQSQILARHSVNAQLPTFAGNPEEWSVFENAFYETTELCGFSDGENIIRLQQALKGEAFKTVQGRLRKAANLKEVMQELKSSFGRPEVVVKTLLSQIRRQVPPRAEKLETLVQFAVSVDEMCAAVRNNGVEERYDGPVLDELVGRLPPMIKLMWGIHSLTLSKVNLAAFGKWMQTIKHAAQAVTSPANLIEPRCSKYLHMHTTNPSSQNSTEAVCACDNGCARLYECDGYWQKSVADRWDIIKRNYLCKCCLKKHRAPCKETRVCGKDGCTVKHHPSLHNSAGKGRHEANFSHSTATDENILLRYVPVELQAVGKTIRTVAFLDEGASVSLIEHSLVDELELEGTNRPLCLKWTGGQHRTERDSKQPSGTTGRCHNCTQINFGKNG, encoded by the coding sequence ATGGAGGATAAGCAGTGTGGTGTGTGCAATGGTGCAAGTACGGAAAATGCAGTGGAGTGCGATCGATGCGAAGGAATGTTTCATCTTGCGTGCGTGAACGAAGATGAAACCGTGTACAGTAGGGATTGGACATGCCATCTGTGCACTCCTGAAACACCGCCCCCCGCTTCATCTACCCTTCATCGTGCGACGCCCGTAGTAGCGACCCAACCAGCCCCGGTAGCAGTGGATACGAACATAGTGAATCTGGAACCATCCACCAGAGCAAGATCGACGGAAGTGATCACGCCCGTATCGAATCCTCCGAATGATCCATCAAAAGCAAGACCCACTCAAACTGCTGATTGTCCATTGGACAATCTTAGCAGAACCTTCCAACGTTTCTTGGAAGAAGCACGCGAGCCACGCAGGCAAGAGCCTGACGTGATACAACGGCTCGAATCCGTGCTAAACACCTTTGTTCAACGGATGAATCAAGAACAAAATCCGCAAGGATCACGCCGGGACAATCTAGGATCTACGGCGTTTTGTTCGAGTGATACAACCTTGAACATTAATCAGAGTCAGATACTAGCTAGACATTCCGTCAACGCCCAGCTACCGACGTTCGCCGGTAACCCAGAGGAGTGGTCCGTGTTCGAAAACGCGTTTTATGAGACGACGGAACTATGTGGTTTCTCTGACGGAGAAAATATTATAAGGCTGCAACAAGCATTAAAAGGAGAAGCGTTTAAAACAGTCCAGGGGAGACTCAGGAAAGCAGCTAACCTCAAAGAAGTCATGCAAGAGCTCAAATCATCGTTCGGACGTCCAGAAGTAGTTGTGAAAACGTTGTTGAGCCAGATTCGACGACAGGTACCCCCGAGAGCAGAAAAGTTGGAGACGCTTGTGCAGTTCGCCGTATCCGTGGACGaaatgtgtgctgctgtgagaAACAACGGGGTCGAGGAGCGTTATGATGGACCCGTGTTGGATGAGCTCGTTGGTCGTCTCCCTCCGATGATTAAGCTGATGTGGGGCATACACAGTCTTACGTTGTCAAAGGTCAACCTGGCTGCATTCGGAAAGTGGATGCAAACCATTAAGCATGCAGCCCAAGCGGTAACGAGCCCTGCAAATCTTATCGAACCACGATGCAGTAAGTATTTGCACATGCATACTACTAATCCCTCCTCGCAGAACTCCACAGAAGCCGTTTGTGCATGCGATAACGGCTGCGCTCGCTTATACGAATGTGACGGATACTGGCAGAAAAGCGTAGCAGATCGCTGGGACATCATTAAGCGGAACTACTTGTGTAAATGTTGTTTGAAAAAACATCGTGCGCCCTGTAAAGAGACGAGAGTATGCGGCAAAGACGGATGTACTGTAAAACACCACCCGTCACTACACAATTCGGCAGGTAAGGGAAGACACGAAGCAAATTTCTCTCACTCTACAGCCACCGACGAGAACATACTATTGCGATACGTGCCAGTTGAGCTGCAGGCTGTAGGAAAGACGATCAGAACAGTTGCTTTTCTCGACGAAGGAGCGTCAGTATCGCTAATCGAACATTCGCTAGTTGACGAGCTGGAACTTGAAGGGACAAACCGACCTCTTTGTTTGAAATGGACTGGAGGACAACATCGCACTGAACGAGATTCAAAACAG
- the LOC121603482 gene encoding ER membrane protein complex subunit 7 homolog: MKIVLSLLVIALLGRQYALADHGVEEFDDTARYAIEGRVYPPELYGGDPDLAWQLDTQISINGGEYKGFLREDGSFLISSVPSGSYVVEIVNPDYFYEPVRVEINPKGKFRARKLNYVQPSQVLQLPYPLKLKALTRFRYFQQREQWKITDFLFNPMVLMMILPLGIMLILPKIMSDPETKKEMENLNLSKMTNDLPEFSEMLTSYFTSGSAAAAAAKAGKDKDKTKPKQSKKKN, encoded by the exons atgaaaatagTACTATCTTTATTGGTTATCGCATTGCTGGGCAGGCAATATGCACTAGCCGATCATGGAGTGGAAGAGTTCGATGATACCGCACGATATGCAATCGAAGGTAGGGTGTATCCGCCCGAATTGTACGGAGGAGATCCGGATCTTGCCTGGCAGCTTGATACACAAATATCCATCAACGGTGGTGAATACAAGGGATTTCTTCGTGAAGACGGCAGCTTTCTGATTAGCTCAGTGCCATCAGGTAGCTATGTGGTCGAGATCGTAAACCCCGACTATTTCTACGAACCCGTGAGGGTAGAAATCAACCCAAAAGGAAAGTTTCGGGCTCGTAAACTGAATTACGTTCAGCCATCTCAAGTGCTGCAGCTGCCCTATCCCTTGAAGTTGAAGGCGCTTACTCGATTCCGGTACTTCCAGCAACGGGAGCAATGGAAGATAACTGATTTTCTGTTTAATCCGATGGTGTTAATGATGATTCTACCTCTGGGTATCATGCTCATTCTGCCGAAAATCATGAGCGATCCAGAGACGAagaaggaaatggaaaatttgaACTTATCGAAG ATGACGAATGATTTGCCTGAATTCAGTGAAATGCTAACGTCCTACTTCACGAGCGGTTCTGCGGCAGCCGCTGCAGCCAAAGCGGGAAAAGACAAAGACAAAACTAaaccaaagcaaagcaaaaagaaaaattaa
- the LOC121589618 gene encoding calmodulin, with protein sequence MARYFKEQDIDEFRECFYLFARSGHITTLDELTVIMRSLGLSPTIQELTQYLKKKNGRMSFADFLEVMHQHSRVENLPDEVIQAFKAGDKTGRGTIPARQLRHLLQNWGEGLSFREVDNIFREANVSSNGHVRYTDFVRVACAPVPDYY encoded by the exons ATG GCCCGTTATTTCAAGGAACAAGATATTGATG AGTTTCGCGAGTGTTTTTACTTGTTCGCCCGATCGGGACACATTACTACGTTGGATGAGCTGACGGTAATAATGCGCTCGCTGGGACTTTCTCCCACCATTCAAGAGTTGACCCAGTatctgaagaagaaaaatggccGTATGAGCTTCGCAGACTTTCTTGAAGTCATGCATCAGCATTCACGAGTGGAAAATCTTCCCGACGAGGTAATACAGGCGTTCAAAGCAGGTGACAAAACAGGTCGAGGTACAATACCAGCTCGGCAGCTACGTCACCTTCTTCAGAATTGGGGTGAAGGGCTATCGTTTCGTGAG GTTGATAATATTTTTCGCGAAGCAAATGTTTCAAGCAACGGCCATGTGCGGTACACCGATTTCGTTCGAGTAGCATGCGCTCCGGTTCCCgattattattga
- the LOC121589297 gene encoding uncharacterized protein LOC121589297 isoform X3 has translation MEDKQCGVCNGASTENAVECDRCEGMFHLACVNEDETVYSRDWTCHLCTPETPPPASSTLHRATPVVATQPAPVAVDTNIVNLEPSTRARSTEVITPVSNPPNDPSKARPTQTADCPLDNLSRTFQRFLEEAREPRRQEPDVIQRLESVLNTFVQRMNQEQNPQGSRRDNLGSTAFCSSDTTLNINQSQILARHSVNAQLPTFAGNPEEWSVFENAFYETTELCGFSDGENIIRLQQALKGEAFKTVQGRLRKAANLKEVMQELKSSFGRPEVVVKTLLSQIRRQVPPRAEKLETLVQFAVSVDEMCAAVRNNGVEERYDGPVLDELVGRLPPMIKLMWGIHSLTLSKVNLAAFGKWMQTIKHAAQAVTSPANLIEPRCSKYLHMHTTNPSSQNSTEAVCACDNGCARLYECDGYWQKSVADRWDIIKRNYLCKCCLKKHRAPCKETRVCGKDGCTVKHHPSLHNSAGKGRHEANFSHSTATDENILLRYVPVELQAVGKTIRTVAFLDEGASVSLIEHSLVDELELEGTNRPLCLKWTGGQHRTERDSKQFSL, from the exons ATGGAGGATAAGCAGTGTGGTGTGTGCAATGGTGCAAGTACGGAAAATGCAGTGGAGTGCGATCGATGCGAAGGAATGTTTCATCTTGCGTGCGTGAACGAAGATGAAACCGTGTACAGTAGGGATTGGACATGCCATCTGTGCACTCCTGAAACACCGCCCCCCGCTTCATCTACCCTTCATCGTGCGACGCCCGTAGTAGCGACCCAACCAGCCCCGGTAGCAGTGGATACGAACATAGTGAATCTGGAACCATCCACCAGAGCAAGATCGACGGAAGTGATCACGCCCGTATCGAATCCTCCGAATGATCCATCAAAAGCAAGACCCACTCAAACTGCTGATTGTCCATTGGACAATCTTAGCAGAACCTTCCAACGTTTCTTGGAAGAAGCACGCGAGCCACGCAGGCAAGAGCCTGACGTGATACAACGGCTCGAATCCGTGCTAAACACCTTTGTTCAACGGATGAATCAAGAACAAAATCCGCAAGGATCACGCCGGGACAATCTAGGATCTACGGCGTTTTGTTCGAGTGATACAACCTTGAACATTAATCAGAGTCAGATACTAGCTAGACATTCCGTCAACGCCCAGCTACCGACGTTCGCCGGTAACCCAGAGGAGTGGTCCGTGTTCGAAAACGCGTTTTATGAGACGACGGAACTATGTGGTTTCTCTGACGGAGAAAATATTATAAGGCTGCAACAAGCATTAAAAGGAGAAGCGTTTAAAACAGTCCAGGGGAGACTCAGGAAAGCAGCTAACCTCAAAGAAGTCATGCAAGAGCTCAAATCATCGTTCGGACGTCCAGAAGTAGTTGTGAAAACGTTGTTGAGCCAGATTCGACGACAGGTACCCCCGAGAGCAGAAAAGTTGGAGACGCTTGTGCAGTTCGCCGTATCCGTGGACGaaatgtgtgctgctgtgagaAACAACGGGGTCGAGGAGCGTTATGATGGACCCGTGTTGGATGAGCTCGTTGGTCGTCTCCCTCCGATGATTAAGCTGATGTGGGGCATACACAGTCTTACGTTGTCAAAGGTCAACCTGGCTGCATTCGGAAAGTGGATGCAAACCATTAAGCATGCAGCCCAAGCGGTAACGAGCCCTGCAAATCTTATCGAACCACGATGCAGTAAGTATTTGCACATGCATACTACTAATCCCTCCTCGCAGAACTCCACAGAAGCCGTTTGTGCATGCGATAACGGCTGCGCTCGCTTATACGAATGTGACGGATACTGGCAGAAAAGCGTAGCAGATCGCTGGGACATCATTAAGCGGAACTACTTGTGTAAATGTTGTTTGAAAAAACATCGTGCGCCCTGTAAAGAGACGAGAGTATGCGGCAAAGACGGATGTACTGTAAAACACCACCCGTCACTACACAATTCGGCAGGTAAGGGAAGACACGAAGCAAATTTCTCTCACTCTACAGCCACCGACGAGAACATACTATTGCGATACGTGCCAGTTGAGCTGCAGGCTGTAGGAAAGACGATCAGAACAGTTGCTTTTCTCGACGAAGGAGCGTCAGTATCGCTAATCGAACATTCGCTAGTTGACGAGCTGGAACTTGAAGGGACAAACCGACCTCTTTGTTTGAAATGGACTGGAGGACAACATCGCACTGAACGAGATTCAAAACAG TTCTCTTTATAG